A genomic window from Meleagris gallopavo isolate NT-WF06-2002-E0010 breed Aviagen turkey brand Nicholas breeding stock chromosome 30, Turkey_5.1, whole genome shotgun sequence includes:
- the BSG gene encoding basigin, which translates to HFALIPLQLVAGFIKSPLSQRRLTQDSVELHCEAVGNPIPEIQWWFEGNEPNETSAQLWDGAWQDRVKINATYNLHSTSTIYIANLTNDDSGTYECRASNDPDRNHLSKSPKVKWIRSQANVLVIERPVITGQYTSSAGKVILSCNMSAPHVAIKGHKWMLGDKTLKAEEGNSDSFITYTIEGKVEEHSGVYECIYETNPVAKGNVLIEVKPQVVAYKKSEHGNEGDTGVLTCKSLSYPPVQSWDWYRSDQTRIVNGTDRYIIKNGDNKTELRILKLSIEQDTGDYYCNASNAEGPGSATVNLRVRSRLAALWPFLGIVAEVLVLVTIIFIYEKRRKPDEVLDDDDGGSAPLKSNATNHKDKNVRQRNAN; encoded by the exons CACTTTGCACTAATACCTCTTCAACTCGTAGCTGGTTTTATAAAGTCACCACTGTCTCAAAGGAGACTGACTCAGGACAGCGTCGAGTTGCACTGCGAGGCCGTTGGCAATCCCATCCCTGAAATCCAGTGGTGGTTTGAGGGTAACGAGCCTAATGAGACTTCTGCTCAGCTTTGGGATGGCGCGTGGCAGGACCGGGTCAAAATCAACGCCACCTACAACCTGCATTCAACCAGCACCATCTACATCGCAAACCTCACCAACGACGACTCGGGCACTTACGAGTGCAGGGCAAGCAACGACCCTGATCGCAATCACTTGTCGAAGAGCCCTAAAGTCAAGTGGATCCGTTCACAGGCCAACGTTCTGGTCATCGAAC GTCCGGTGATCACAGGGCAATacaccagctctgctggcaAGGTGATCCTCAGCTGTAACATGAGTGCACCTCACGTCGCCATCAAGGGTCACAAATGGATGCTGGGAGACAAGACGCTCAAAGCAGAAGAAGGCAATTCAGACTCTTTCATCACTTACAC GATCGAGGGGAAGGTCGAAGAACACTCTGGTGTCTATGAATGCATCTATGAAACAAACCCAGTGGCAAAAGGAAACGTGCTTATAGAAG TTAAACCCCAAGTTGTAGCATACAAGAAGTCTGAGCATGGGAACGAAGGGGACACAGGTGTGCTGACCTGCAAGAGTCTCTCCTACCCCCCTGTCCAATCCTGGGACTGGTACAGAAGTGATCAAACC CGTATTGTCAATGGTACTGATCGCTACATCATCAAGAACGGTGACAACAAGACAGAGCTACGCATCCTCAAGCTGAGCATTGAGCAAGATACAGGTGACTACTACTGCAATGCTTCCAACGCGGAGGGCCCTGGAAGTGCTACGGTGAATCTGCGCGTGCGCAGCCGCCTGGCAGCTCTTTGGCCCTTCCTGGGTATCGTGGCAGAAGTTCTGGTTCTCGTCACCATCATCTTCATCTACGAGAAGAGGAGGAAGCCAGATGAGGTTCTTGATG ATGATGATGGAGGCTCTGCACCACT gaAAAGCAATGCCACAAACCACAAGGACAAGAACGTCCGCCAGAGAAATGCTAACTGA
- the TPGS1 gene encoding tubulin polyglutamylase complex subunit 1, translating into TLGVVVPGEGGRKAAAVLRLCFIPCCGRTAFNNNISTAYEVLGAGGRRRRLGVDGRLYSELLRRICQHGDTPQEVAAALLQRVQCRDHEAVPFDVFRYGVLTCFVLLEFVTKARMLYDVLDNGTGVADKSVCQAVLCTLEEALGASSLSVPVRYLEAGSRLGPDCLALAMDRALQERKLSTTMSREEFLKKATALFVAKVKPVE; encoded by the coding sequence ACTCTGGGAGTTGTAGTCCCGGGAGAGGGGGGCCGTAAGGCGGCTGCGGTGTTGAGGCTGTGTTTTATCCCGTGTTGCGGCAGGACGGCGTTCAACAACAACATCAGCACGGCCTATGAGGTGCTGGGGGCCGGCGGGCGGCGGCGGAGACTGGGTGTGGATGGGCGGCTGTACAGCGAGCTGCTGCGGCGCATCTGTCAACATGGGGACACACCCCAGGAGGTGgctgctgcattgctgcagaGGGTGCAGTGCCGGGACCACGAGGCTGTGCCCTTCGATGTCTTCCGGTACGGCGTCCTCacctgctttgtgctgctggagttTGTGACCAAGGCACGGATGCTGTATGATGTCCTGGATAACGGTACCGGTGTGGCAGACAAGAGTGTCTGCCAAGCTGTCCTGTGTACATTGGAGGAGGCACTGGGAGCCAGTAGCCTCTCTGTGCCTGTCCGTTATCTGGAGGCAGGCTCCAGGTTGGGGCCAGACTGCTTGGCCTTGGCCATGGACCGGGCACTGCAGGAGAGGAAGCTCAGCACCACTATGAGCAGAGAGGAATTCCTGAAGAAAGCTACAGCCTTATTTGTTGCAAAAGTGAAACCTGTTGAGTAA
- the CDC34 gene encoding ubiquitin-conjugating enzyme E2 R1, which translates to MARSVVPSSQKALLLELKGLQEEPVEGFRVNLVDEGDLYNWEVAIFGPPNTYYEGGYFKARLRFPIDYPYSPPAFRFLTKMWHPNIYETGDVCISILHPPVDDPQSGELPSERWNPTQNVRTILLSVISLLNEPNTFSPANVDASVMYRKWKESKGKDREYTDIIRKQVLGTKVDAERDGVKVPTTLAEYCVKTKTPAPDEGSDLFYDDYYEDDEMEEEADSCYGDEDDSGNEES; encoded by the exons ATGGCGCGGTCTGTCGTGCCCAGCTCACAGAAGGCGCTGCTACTGGAGCTCaaagggctgcaggaggagcccGTGGAAGGGTTTCGGGTCAATTTGGTGGACGAGGGGGACCTATACAACTGGGAGGTGGCCATCTTTGGCCCCCCCAACACCTACTACGAGGGCGGGTATTTCAAG GCTCGTCTCCGATTTCCCATCGACTACCCCTATTCTCCCCCTGCGTTCAGGTTCTTGACCAAAATGTGGCACCCCAACATATATGAG ACCGGTGATGTCTGCATCTCCATCCTGCACCCACCAGTGGATGATCCACAGAGTGGGGAGCTGCCATCCGAGAGGTGGAACCCCACACAGAATGTGCG GACCATTCTTCTGAGCGTGATCTCACTGCTGAATGAACCCAACACGTTTTCTCCAGCCAATGTGGATGCCTCCGTGATGTACCGCAAGTGGAAGGAGAGCAAAGGGAAGGATCGGGAGTACACAGACATCATCAG AAAACAAGTCCTGGGAACAAAGGTGGATGCTGAGCGGGATGGCGTGAAGGTCCCCACCACACTGGCAGAGTACTGCGTGAAGACCAAGACTCCAGCCCCAGATGAGGGCTCAGACCTTTTTTATGATGACTATTACGAGGATGACGAGATGGAAGAGGAAGCAGACAGCTGCTATGGTGATGAAGATGATTCTGGCAATGAGGAATCTTGA
- the LOC100550262 gene encoding hippocampus abundant transcript 1 protein-like → MGAAEEAGERQRPDGAMTGEKKKKKRLNRSVLLAKKIVIRDGAGRQGIGEPSVYHAVVVIFLEFFAWGLLTTPMLTVLHQTFPQHTFLMNGLIHGVKGLLSFLSAPLIGALSDVWGRKSFLLLTVFFTCAPIPLMKISPWWYFAVISMSGVFAVTFSVIFAYVADITQEHERSTAYGLVSATFAASLVTSPAIGAYLSQAYGDTLVVVLASGVALLDIGFILLAVPESLPEEMRPVSWGAPISWEQADPFASLRKVGQDSTVLLICITVFLSYLPEAGQYSSFFLYLRQVIGFSSETVAAFIGVVGILSILAQTVVLGILMRSIGNKNTILLGLGFQILQLAWYGFGSQPWMMWAAGAVAAMSSITFPAISAMVSRNADPDQQGVVQGMITGIRGLCNGLGPALYGFVFYLFHVELNEMAEVETLGKASKPNMANPTDESSIIPGPPFLFGACSVLLSLLVALFIPEHNLTLRSGSHKKHSNGAQTHTHSPQAGASDGKEPLLEDSSV, encoded by the exons ATGGGGGCAGCCGAGGAGGCAGGAGAACGGCAGCGGCCTGACGGCGCAATGACCGGcgagaagaagaagaagaagcgGCTCAACCGCAGCGTCCTGCTGGCCAAGAAGATCGTCATACGGGACGGGGCCGGC CGACAGGGGATTGGAGAGCCCAGCGTGTACCACGCAGTGGTGGTGATTTTCCTGGAGTTCTTTGCCTGGGGTTTACTGACCACTCCAATGCTGACG GTGTTACACCAGACTTTTCCTCAGCACACATTCTTGATGAATGGTCTGATTCACGGAGTCAAG ggtctgctttcttttctaagtGCCCCATTGATTGGTGCTCTCTCTGATGTCTGGGGCAGGAaatccttcctcctcctcactgtCTTCTTCACATGTGCACCAATTCCCCTTATGAAGATCAGTCCGTG GTGGTATTTTGCTGTCATTTCCATGTCTGGAGTCTTTGCTGTCAccttttctgtgatttttgccTACGTTGCTGATATCACACAGGAGCATGAACGCAGCACAGCATATGGCCTG GTGTCAGCCACGTTTGCTGCTAGTCTGGTCACAAGCCCAGCAATTGGTGCATACCTTTCCCAAGCCTATGGTGATACACTTGTAGTTGTGCTAGCTTCAGGTGTTGCTTTGCTGGATATTGGTTTCatcctgctggctgtgccagaATCTCTGCCAGAAGAGATGCGTCCTGTCTCCTGGGGAGCTCCAATCTCTTGGGAACAAGCAGACCCATTTGCT TCTTTGAGGAAAGTGGGTCAGGATTCTACAGTGCTGCTCATCTGTATCACTGTCTTTCTCTCCTATCTTCCTGAAGCTGGCCAGTACTCCAGTTTTTTCCTGTACCTGCGACAG GTCATTGGTTTTTCCTCAGAGACTGTGGCAGCGTTTATTGGTGTTGTTGGAATTCTCTCTATACTGGCTCAG ACAGTAGTCTTGGGAATTCTCATGCGTtcaataggaaataaaaacactatCCTGCTGGGACTAGGCTTCCAGATCCTGCAGCTGGCCTGGTATGGCTTCGGATCACAGCCTTG GATGATGTGGGcagcaggggctgtggctgccatGTCTAGCATCACCTTCCCGGCCATCAGTGCCATGGTGTCTAGGAACGCAGACCCTGACCAGCAGG GTGTAGTGCAGGGGATGATCACTGGAATTCGGGGTCTGTGTAATGGCCTGGGACCAGCTCTCTATGGCTTCGTCTTCTATCTCTTCCATGTGGAATTGAATGAAATGGCTGAGGTGGAAACTTTGGGTAAGGCCTCCAAACCCAACATGGCCAACCCAACAGATGAG agcAGCATTATCCCAGGGCCTCCTTTCCTGTTTGGAGCTTGCTCTGTCTTGCTGTCGCTCCTGGTGGCCTTGTTCATTCCAGAACACAACCTTACTCTGAGATCAGGCAGCCACAAAAAACACAGTAACGGAGCCCAGACCCACACCCACAGCCCGCAGGCTGGAGCTTCGGATGGCAAGGAGCCCCTGCTTGAGGACAGCAGTGTATGA